A window of Pirellulales bacterium genomic DNA:
CGCCAGTATAGAGGCCTATCGCCGCGTTGTGAAGTAACGACGCCGCACCGAGTTAGGCCACGTCGTGCACGGCTCGAAACAAGGATGCGCAAGTGGCCCGAAAATGACTGCTGACCTAGAATTACGGGGCGAGCAACTATGGGCGCACGAGCCGTCCTTTCCGAGCGCCTGATGTCTCCTGGTGGGTCCGGTCCGGACGCGCCGGGGCGGTCGCAGTGAGCGAAAACCTTTCTTTCGCGAGTGCGCGCGATGAAACTCGATCCTGATGCTCGTCACGCGAGTTCCGCAGCCGCGGCGATCCCGGCGTTCGTCGAGGACGTCGAGATTCGCGGGCATATTATCGACAGCCTGATTCTGCCCAAGGTCCTCGATCTGATCACCGGTTTGGGCGGCTCGTTCCGCATCAAGCAGATCGCGATTGGCCAGGCGCGCACCGACGTCAGCCACGCGTTGGTCGAGGTGCAAGCGCCCACGGCCGAGGCGTTGGCGGCGATCATTGCCGAAATCGCCGATCATGGCGCGGTCCCCACCGTTTCTCAAGATTGCCGGCTGGAGGCGGCCGACATGGACGGCGCCTTTCCCGAGGGCTTCTACAGCACGACCAACCAGCGGACCGAGGTGCGGATTTCGGGGCACTGGCACGAGGTCGACGTGCAGGAAATGGATTGCGGTATCGTCGTCTCGGCCGATCGCAAGCACGCCAAATGCCTGCCCATGATCGACGTGCGCCGCGGCGATTCGCTCGTCGTGGGCCACGCCGGCGTGCGTGTCTTTCCACCCGAACGCGCCGTGCAGCACCATTTGTTCGAGTTCATGGGCAGCAATGTCTCGACGGAAAAGCCCAAGACGGTCGCCATCCGAGCGATCGCGCGCGAACTGGCGAACAATCGCGCCGCCGGCGGCCGCACGCTGCTGGTCGGCGGCCCGGCGATCGTACACACTGGCAGCGGGGCGCATGTCTGCCGGATGATCCGCGACGGATACATCGACGTGCTGTTTGCGGGCAATGCCCTGGCGACGCACGATATCGAGCAGGCCTTGTTCGGCACGAGCCTCGGCGTTCACATGGCGCACGGCAATCCCACCGAGGGAGGCCACGAGCACCACTTGCGGGCGATTAATCGCATTCGCCGCGCGGGCGGCATTCGACAAGCCGTGGAGTCGGGACTGCTCACCTCGGGCATCATGTATGAGTGCGTGCGGAATCACGTCGACTTTTTACTGGCCGGCAGCATTCGCGACGACGGGCCTCTGCCGGAGGTGATCACCGACTCGCTCGAGGCGCAGCGGCAAATGCGCGAGGCGGTGCGCGACGTCACGTTTTGTCTCATGATCGCCACCACGCTGCACTCGATTGCCGTGGGGAATTTGCTGCCCGCCTGGGTCAAGGTGGTGTGCGCGGATATCAATCCTTCTACGGTGATCAAGCTGGCTGACCGCGGCACGTTTCAAACCGTGGGCCTGGTGACCGACGTCGAACCGTTTCTGCGGGCGCTAGTGCGCGAGCTGGCCGATATCGAAGCGGAGGCCAGCGTATGATTCCGCCGCGCATCTTGATGTGCCAGCCCGACTTTTACGGCATCGAGTACGAAATCAACGCCTGGATGCATCGCGACCATCCGGCCGATCGGCCAACGGCACGCGCGCAATGGATATCGCTTCGCCGCGCGATGGAAGAAGCCGGAGCCATGGTCGAGATACTGCCGGCCGTGGCGGGTCTGCCCGACCTGGTCTTCACCGCAAACGCGGCGATCGTTTATCACAACCTGGCGATCGTGGCCCACTTTCGTCATGCCGAACGTCAAGGGGAGGAAACCTATGACGAACGCTGGCTGACGGAGCACGGCTTTCGCGTCGAGCACCTGCCGCCGGGAATGTACTTCGAAGGGGCGGGCGATGCACTGTTTTGCGGTGAGACACTCTTCGCCGGGTACCGGTTGCGCAGCGAATTTCGCGCGCACAACTGGGTCGGGCAGCGCCTCGGTTGCCGCGTCATTCCGTTGGAGCTAGTCGATCCCTACTACTACCACCTGGACACCTGTTTCTGCCCGCTCGCGCCAGGCGTGGCGATCTACTACCCGGCGGCTTTCGACAATTACGCCGCGACGGTGCTGCGCGACATGGTGCCGGAACTGATCGAGGTCAGCCGGGTCGAAGCGCAGCGCTTTGCCTGCAATGCCGTAGTGATCGGGCGGACGGTGATCACGAATACCGGTTGCCCGGAGTTGCATCGCGCGCTGGGCGAGCGCGGCTACACGCCGCGTGAAACGCCACTCG
This region includes:
- a CDS encoding TIGR00300 family protein, with protein sequence MKLDPDARHASSAAAAIPAFVEDVEIRGHIIDSLILPKVLDLITGLGGSFRIKQIAIGQARTDVSHALVEVQAPTAEALAAIIAEIADHGAVPTVSQDCRLEAADMDGAFPEGFYSTTNQRTEVRISGHWHEVDVQEMDCGIVVSADRKHAKCLPMIDVRRGDSLVVGHAGVRVFPPERAVQHHLFEFMGSNVSTEKPKTVAIRAIARELANNRAAGGRTLLVGGPAIVHTGSGAHVCRMIRDGYIDVLFAGNALATHDIEQALFGTSLGVHMAHGNPTEGGHEHHLRAINRIRRAGGIRQAVESGLLTSGIMYECVRNHVDFLLAGSIRDDGPLPEVITDSLEAQRQMREAVRDVTFCLMIATTLHSIAVGNLLPAWVKVVCADINPSTVIKLADRGTFQTVGLVTDVEPFLRALVRELADIEAEASV
- a CDS encoding arginine deiminase-related protein codes for the protein MIPPRILMCQPDFYGIEYEINAWMHRDHPADRPTARAQWISLRRAMEEAGAMVEILPAVAGLPDLVFTANAAIVYHNLAIVAHFRHAERQGEETYDERWLTEHGFRVEHLPPGMYFEGAGDALFCGETLFAGYRLRSEFRAHNWVGQRLGCRVIPLELVDPYYYHLDTCFCPLAPGVAIYYPAAFDNYAATVLRDMVPELIEVSRVEAQRFACNAVVIGRTVITNTGCPELHRALGERGYTPRETPLDEFVKAGGSAKCLTLRLDGEDAASWRNLSAPSAA